One Stigmatopora argus isolate UIUO_Sarg chromosome 12, RoL_Sarg_1.0, whole genome shotgun sequence genomic window carries:
- the LOC144085687 gene encoding complement factor H-related protein 1-like, which produces MFCRCLGFVFLLSFPGQLLGQMPAEPCDAPQLDGGFLVPEQRSYLHESSLAYACNAGQKPAVEGWWATSVCLNGLWSHIPQCIDKNTCFAPDVPHGKYGESPDGLWYKEGSVIQIKCDEGYKHKGWGVRATCKKGAWSTLPVCERSETSCDKPPNIPHAVVLHKYQHIFAADSEIRYECEDGYSMEGANSRKSISCVSGTWKDVPSCTISKHSPGNGDTTGVIAKPVDSGSESTSDKRDSTTSPLTIEVDNCGPYPKVPNGDVVRKKTMSLRYACNGFYKRVGPETVVCYNNGSWSQLPTCKEDYCQIDLDAYKHYSLQESGTIILKERESKKVQCMWTFYSSLVTCTKGKARVTPCCHSLDHYWQRCY; this is translated from the exons atgttttGCAGGTGTCTTGGATTTGTCTTTCTCTTGTCCTTTCCTGGACAACTTCTTG GCCAAATGCCAGCGGAGCCTTGTGATGCTCCCCAGCTGGATGGAGGTTTTTTAGTGCCTGAGCAGAGGAGCTATTTGCATGAAAGCAGCCTCGCATATGCTTGCAATGCTGGACAGAAACCAGCAGTGGAGGGTTGGTGGGCCACCAGTGTATGCCTTAATGGGTTATGGTCTCATATACCACAATGCATTG ATAAAAACACCTGCTTCGCACCAGATGTTCCTCATGGCAAATATGGAGAAAGTCCTGATGGCTTGTGGTACAAGGAAGGATCGGTCATTCAGATCAAGTGTGATGAAGGATACAAACACAAAGGCTGGGGAGTAAGAGCCACATGTAAAAAGGGAGCTTGGTCTACTTTGCCAGTTTGTGAGC GAAGTGAAACGTCTTGTGATAAGCCCCCTAACATCCCACACGCTGTCGTCCTTCACAAATATCAGCACATATTTGCAGCAGACTCTGAGATTCGTTATGAATGTGAGGATGGCTACAGCATGGAGGGAGCAAATTCCAGAAAGTCCATTTCTTGTGTCTCTGGAACATGGAAAGACGTGCCAAGCTGCA CAATATCTAAACATAGTCCTGGAAATGGGGACACAACGGGAGTCATTGCAAAGCCTGTTGATTCCG GATCTGAAAGCACTTCTGACAAGAGGGACAGCACCACCTCACCCCTGACCATAGAAG TTGATAACTGTGGACCGTACCCAAAAGTTCCAAATGGTGATGTCGtgcgaaaaaaaacaatgtctttGAGATACGCATGCAACGGTTTTTATAAAAGGGTCGGTCCAGAAACAGTAGTTTGCTACAATAACGGCTCTTGGTCACAACTACCTACATGCAAGG AAGACTACTGTCAAATTGACCTTGATGCGTACAAACACTACAGCCTCCAAGAATCTGGGACAATCATTCTAAAAGAACGAGAGAGTAAGAAAGTTCAGTGTATGTGGACATTCTACTCCAGCCTGGTTACATGCACTAAAGGAAAAGCTCGAGTTACCCCAT GTTGTCATTCCCTGGATCACTATTGG CAAAGGTGCTACTAA